The Caenorhabditis elegans chromosome II genome has a segment encoding these proteins:
- the Y57A10A.14 gene encoding LITAF domain-containing protein (Partially confirmed by transcript evidence), with protein sequence MELEVISTLDSNSSRINIFDVFDNSPTSSSLSDSDPSLLIEEEEPPNPKKRAELYQWLNTSYYGSIIRKVSAQVPYQPDYVRIEDNSTIPIFDNEEDYNEIVGGAEGNSLLNEHKIQIDLQPSSTGSRRSTESYELCKSCTSRYTRHRTTYHARIIWLILTTVALSSSFFPYGLFSVVLLLFIPPQIRRPICKKCRTSSFWGF encoded by the exons atggaACTGGAAGTTATCAg caCACTGGATTCCAATTCCAGTCGTATTAACATATTCGACGTATTCGACAATTCCCCAACATCATCATCCCTATCAGATTCTGATCCAAGTTTACttattgaagaagaagaaccaCCGAATCCAAAAAAGCGAGCAGAATTGTATCAGTGGTTGAATACCTCGTATTATGGTAGTATAATACGGAAGGTTAGTGCACAG gtaccCTACCAGCCGGACTATGTACGAATTGAAGATAACTCGacgattccaatttttgata ACGAAGAAGATTATAACGAAATCGTTGGCGGCGCCGAAGGAAACTCGTTGCTCAATGAGCACAAAATTCAGATTGATCTACAGCCGAGTAGTACTGGAAGCAGGAGGAGTACGGAGAGTTACGAGCTTTGTAAAAGTTGc acATCCCGCTACACCCGCCATCGTACTACCTATCACGCCCGAATAATTTGGCTTATTTTGACTACCGTAGCCCTTTCCTCATCATTTTTCCCATATGGTCTATTTTCGGTTGTACTTCTCCTATTTATTCCTCCTCAAATACGAAGACCTATTTGTAAAAAGTGTAGAACCTCTTCGTTTTGgggattttga
- the Y57A10A.14 gene encoding LITAF domain-containing protein (Confirmed by transcript evidence) yields MLVHQGTLDSNSSRINIFDVFDNSPTSSSLSDSDPSLLIEEEEPPNPKKRAELYQWLNTSYYGSIIRKVSAQVPYQPDYVRIEDNSTIPIFDNEEDYNEIVGGAEGNSLLNEHKIQIDLQPSSTGSRRSTESYELCKSCTSRYTRHRTTYHARIIWLILTTVALSSSFFPYGLFSVVLLLFIPPQIRRPICKKCRTSSFWGF; encoded by the exons ATGCTCGTTCATCAAGG caCACTGGATTCCAATTCCAGTCGTATTAACATATTCGACGTATTCGACAATTCCCCAACATCATCATCCCTATCAGATTCTGATCCAAGTTTACttattgaagaagaagaaccaCCGAATCCAAAAAAGCGAGCAGAATTGTATCAGTGGTTGAATACCTCGTATTATGGTAGTATAATACGGAAGGTTAGTGCACAG gtaccCTACCAGCCGGACTATGTACGAATTGAAGATAACTCGacgattccaatttttgata ACGAAGAAGATTATAACGAAATCGTTGGCGGCGCCGAAGGAAACTCGTTGCTCAATGAGCACAAAATTCAGATTGATCTACAGCCGAGTAGTACTGGAAGCAGGAGGAGTACGGAGAGTTACGAGCTTTGTAAAAGTTGc acATCCCGCTACACCCGCCATCGTACTACCTATCACGCCCGAATAATTTGGCTTATTTTGACTACCGTAGCCCTTTCCTCATCATTTTTCCCATATGGTCTATTTTCGGTTGTACTTCTCCTATTTATTCCTCCTCAAATACGAAGACCTATTTGTAAAAAGTGTAGAACCTCTTCGTTTTGgggattttga
- the Y57A10A.13 gene encoding 3'-5' exonuclease domain-containing protein (Confirmed by transcript evidence) yields MSDFMSNTAALQLLHNAVKSYEREVANFFAANEKATSKYTGRFDFRQFAKKMFDPIPTAQLGQLYIEMLEESHIYMHSHQKSRVGANGYPHSFVSVPELLLNMILAYQLPQQRFVPAEKMEEDGGKVEEDGGAGGAGGSRKKRRNSAARKGKNVTINPRVVLGNELAAKLLEEMLKIPLAPESKQWKTAKYVLCPSSCPQQMEVFGEIIAKNTKSGLISFNALNYFMHDPILNRYLDDPITILHALYIGPLQAPTVELFATNRTDVFRQRCREVLRIALHASKDPMTFTYSVPEFIDKNHPDRCSYRDFVETVTQLIRDLNGEHQGSTAIHTGWACAAIKKFGQKRYVDKTWKDENYYDLIWTVLAQRPHLKKFVVDVLEKNFKDLDAARFWRRMQPYQMNPTVIFNQNVIIVDPLQPTDEFLNFPPTVRHIQMVTNEKEIRDLQMLLEYKVSREEKIYVGVDAEWSAYVSPSKATILQMSLHDCIYIIDLESYQISPQSYHHVLSYLFETPEIVKIGFQFGEDLHQLRAAFRNCVALYRPNNVVCVGKLIMDLMDEIGKLENCDDFRKEWLPHLTDNETSSAANSSVEEQANETIDTNESMDEGDGGGSGIVVKKEESVKQQFLNKGLSFICEKLLGRPLDKTEQCSVWDRRPLRCLQLRYAAMDAYCMLLLYEKCATIFAKLGINVNDFVSKQSPIRISLPLLSEEKL; encoded by the exons ATGAGCGATTTTATGAGCAATACGGCCGCACTTCAGCTTCTACACAATGCCGTCAAGAGTTATGAG cgagaAGTAGCGAATTTCTTCGCTGCAAACGAGAAAGCCACATCAAAATACACTGGCCGCTTCGATTTTCGTCAATTTGCCAAGAAAATGTTCGATCCAATACCAACTGCACAACTCGGACAGTTGTACATAGAAATGCTCGAAGAAAGTCATATTTATATGCATTCTCATCAAAAAAGTCGAGTTGGAGCCAACGGATATCCACATTCATTTGTCTCAGTACCTGAATTATTATTGAATATGATTTTGGCCTATCAGCTACCACAGCAGAGATTTGTACCGGCTGAAAAGATGGAAGAAGACGGCGGAAAAGTTGAGGAAGATGGGGGAGCTGGTGGAGCTGGAGGATCAAGGAAAAAGCGACGAAATAGTGCGGCGAGAAAGGGAAAAAATGTGACAATCAATCCGAGAGTGGTGCTGGGAAATGAGCTGGCCGCCAAGTTGCTCGaggaaatgctcaaaattccGCTTGCGCCGGAA tcAAAACAGTGGAAAACGGCGAAATACGTGCTGTGCCCGTCGAGTTGCCCTCAGCAAATGGAAGTATTCGGAGAGATTATCGCAAAGAACACAAAAAGCGGTTTGATTAG tttcaacGCACTCAACTATTTCATGCATGATCCGATTCTAAATCGATATCTCGACGATCCGATCACAATTCTCCACGCACTGTACATTGGACCCCTACAAGCTCCGACTGTCGAGCTTTTCGCCACAAATCGAACAGACGTGTTCCGTCAGCGTTGCCGTGAAGTGTTGCGGATCGCGTTGCACGCCTCAAAGGATCCAATGACATTTACGTATAGTGTACCTGAatttatcgataaaaatcaTCCGGATCGATGCAGTTATCGGGATTTTGTCGAGACTGTAACGCAGTTGATTCGGGATTTGAATGGAGAACATCAGGGATCTACGGCTATTCATACTGGATGGGCTTGTGCCGCTATTAAG aaattcgGACAAAAACGATATGTGGACAAAACGTGGAAAGACGAGAATTATTATGATTTAATTTGGACAGTACTCGCCCAGAGGCCACATCTCAAGAAATTCGTTGTCGACGTGTTGGAGAAGAATTTTAAGg atttgGACGCAGCTCGATTCTGGCGCCGAATGCAACCGTATCAAATGAATCCGACAGTAATCTTTAATCAAAATGTGATCATCGTGGACCCCCTCCAGCCAActgatgaatttttgaatttcccgccgacaGTACGACACATTCAAATGGTTACCAATGAGAAAGAGATACGAGATTTACAAATGTTGTTAGAGTATAAG GTATCCCGCGAGGAAAAGATCTACGTAGGCGTTGACGCCGAATGGAGTGCCTACGTTTCACCGAGCAAAGCCACAATCCTCCAAATGTCACTTCATGATTGTATTTATATCATTGATCTAGAATCGTATCAAATATCTCCTCAAAGCTATCATCACGTACTTTCATATCTTTTCGAGACGCCTGAAATCGTGAAAATCGGCTTCCAATTCGGCGAGGATCTTCATCAACTTCGTGCCGCTTTCCGTAATTGTGTGGCACTTTACAGACCGAATAATGTAGTTTGTGTCGGGAAATTGATAATGGATTTAATggatgaaattggaaaattggagaattgtgatgattttcgaaaagaatGGCTTCCACATCTCACTGATAACGAGACGTCATCGGCTGCGAATAGTAGTGTAGAGGAACAGGCAAATGAGACAATTGATACGAATGAATCGATGGATGAAGGAGATGGTGGAGGATCAGGAATTGTTGTCAAAAAAGAGGAATCTGTGAAACAGCAATTCCTGAATAAAGGATTATCGTTCATTTGCGAGAAATTGCTTGGAAGACCGTTGGATAAGACAGAACAATGCTCTGTTTGGGATAGAAGACCTCTTAGATGCTTGCAG ttaCGCTACGCCGCAATGGACGCCTACTGCATGCTTTTGCTCTATGAGAAGTGCGCGACAATCTTCGCAAAATTGGGAATAAATGTGAACGATTTCGTGTCAAAACAGAGCCCAATCAGGATATCGTTACCGTTGCTCAGCGAGGAGAAgctctaa
- the polg-1 gene encoding DNA-directed DNA polymerase (Confirmed by transcript evidence), which yields MRPPKIMQIFHVSRRQIATSKTSNFERKTIETVCPRVHNYLFPHVSAPSTSSAAEYTGVLPPLVADNVVDHFGVLAEQQTRKYKELLEKACEFDLETAKNVLEHIDKTDGWHYKTGWTRYPFSTSEPPETIDFPRDSILFFDIELVVRDGTLPTLAIALGRDAWYGWCSDRLIYESEIPEIPTKADLIPIGEIGMEKVIIGHNVGFDRARCREAYQSINGSKIRFMDTMSMSIPMYGMADHQQSLYEMYDVETNDSHSDWMNAWKGRVSKNSLVAVHDHLYPDKAINAEGFSKKTMRASFVKDPIEQIREDFQPLMSYCARDNILCAEIYFRLWPEFIKRFPHPATLSGMLNMGNVYLPINSYWKMFYEKNVQTCEQKKTAATRKIIESARLVAKRLDDEGEEIGPEKNDVWMWHHDWTFNQKQSNFEWFNKLFKARSFVNLSLDEVDSHHIALKSHLIPAIFGFVFGPFPLFKTRSKGWGFLVPNWKPVEKALQDPNFHEIDAKIDFKPDSAVKKFPLRSFYETVQNNVYMLGELPISPDRKGFELDEAGLVRFYQLDHPSGEGNVGDPLTKHFAKDLKELVLRPTRYEEYFDVVLDSIQTTQFWTSYSDRYCSEVAIWSPEATWRTAENLEMIDGAIAAAVVPAGTISRRSVHKLWVTLTNQSTGHVIGTGIKAMVQAPAGYRLVGADVDSQEQWLAALYGDASAEKRLPLEKRVAGKTAFSNMMLAGSKSDNTDLHSVVASQLKISRNHAKVLNYARLYGSGETHAGKHLMRVGGLKQSEAESTASQLFKLTKGDVAKYMKVDVRMNCVVDKYIEEMVENSDVCKILTIDGIYYMPAYTSQFASETVRFEDWLLSHYSSLLNGSSEPDSLIYSIYENPDEPRRLFVGGYESSTFNFLETSAAAHDLRTPILGCQIADSLGKLPEGTPDSAYFDRKYKRSVMNWIVQSSAVDFLHLLLVSMQWLCDTYKIDARFVISIHDEVRYMCKEPDAPRLALALQLSNLLVRAYISQRVGICQLPNTVAFFSQVDCDTVLRKEVDTESINPDGSKIADGVAWTVDDLLKLTGGKLD from the exons ATGCGTCCTCcgaaaataatgcaaattttccacGTATCCCGCCGACAAATTGCCACGTCAAAAACCTCGAATTTCGAGCGAAAAACCATCGAAACAGTGTGCCCCCGTGTCCACAATTACCTTTTCCCGCATGTATCGGCCCCGTCGACGTCATCGGCGGCCGAATACACAGGAGTTCTTCCACCGCTTGTCGCCGACAACGTCGTCGATCATTTCGGTGTGCTCGCCGAGCAACAAACACGAAAATACAAGGAATTGCTGGAAAAAGCGTGCGAATTCGATTTGGAAACCGCCAAGAACGTTTTGGAGCACATTGAT AAAACCGACGGATGGCACTACAAAACCGGCTGGACACGATACCCGTTCTCCACTTCGGAACCCCCGGaaactatcgattttccaCGTGACTCAATTCTATTCTTCGATATTGAATTAGTTGTTCGTGACGGGACCCTTCCAACATTGGCAATTGCATTGGGAAGAGATGCATGGTATGGATGGTGTAGTGATCGATTAATTTATGAATCAGAAATTCCGGAAATTCCAACGAAAGCAGATTTAATTCCGATCGGAGAGATTGGAATGGAAAAAGTGATTATTGGACATAATGTTGGATTTGATCGAGCCAGATGTCGGGAGGCTTATCAATCGATAAATGGGTCAAAGATTCGATTTATGGATACAATGTCTATGTCGATTCCAATGTATGGAATGGCTGATCATCAGCAATCACTTTATGAAATGTATGATGTTGAGACTAATGATTCACAT tCCGATTGGATGAACGCATGGAAGGGTCgagtttcgaaaaattcgttGGTTGCAGTACACGATCATCTCTATCCAGATAAAGCTA tcaacgCGGAGGGtttctcgaagaaaacgaTGCGAGCAAGCTTCGTCAAAGACCCAATTGAGCAAATTCGAGAAGATTTCCAGCCCCTTATGTCCTACTGTGCCCGTGATAATATTCTATGCGCGGAAATTTATTTCCGCCTATGGCCAGAATTTATCAAACGATTTCCCCATCCGGCGACACTTTCCGGAATGTTGAATATGGGAAATGTGTATCTACCGATTAATAGTTACTGGAAAATGTTCTAcgagaaaaatgtgcaaacttGTGAGCAAAAGAAGACGGCTGCGACgagaaaaatcattgaatCGGCGCGATTGGTGGCGAAGAGATTGGATGATGAGGGAGAGGAGATTGg GCCTGAAAAAAACGATGTTTGGATGTGGCATCACGATTGGACATTCAAccaaaaacaatcaaatttcgAATGGTTCAACAAGCTGTTCAAGGCGCGGAGCTTCGTTAACTTGAGCCTTGACGAGGTGGACAGCCACCATATCGCCCTAAAAAGTCACCTGATTCCGGCGATTTTCGGCTTCGTATTCGGACCATTTCCCCTATTCAAAACTCGATCAAAAGGTTGGGGATTTTTGGTTCCGAATTGGAAACCGGTCGAAAAAGCGCTCCAAGACCCGAATTTCCACGAAATCGacgcaaaaatcgattttaaaccGGATTCAGCGGTGAAAAAGTTTCCGCTGCGAAGCTTCTACGAGACCGTTCAAAATAATGTCTATATGCTCGGCGAGCTGCCGATTTCGCCGGATCGAAAGGGTTTTGAGCTCGACGAGGCCGGGCTTGTGAGATTTTATCAGTTGGATCACCCGTCCGGGGAGGGAAATGTCGGCGATCCGCTTACCAAGCATTTTGCGAAGGATTTGAAGGAGTTGGTGTTACGGCCGACGAG ATACGAAGAATATTTCGACGTGGTGCTCGACTCAATCCAAACGACCCAATTCTGGACGAGCTACAGTGACCGATACTGCTCGGAAGTCGCGATTTGGAGTCCGGAAGCTACGTGGCGTACCGCCGAAAACCTGGAAATGATAGACGGAGCAATCGCGGCGGCCGTCGTTCCAGCGGGCACAATTTCCCGTCGAAGTGTTCATAAATTATGGGTGACACTGACAAATCAATCTACAGGACACGTCATCGGTACCGGAATCAAGGCGATGGTGCAAGCGCCCGCTGGTTATCGATTAGTTGGCGCTGACGTGGATTCACAGGAGCAATGGCTCGCTGCGTTGTATGGAGATGCGAGTGCTGAGAAAAGATTGC cgctGGAAAAACGTGTCGCCGGTAAGACGGCCTTCTCGAACATGATGCTCGCCGGTTCAAAATCCGACAACACTGATCTCCATTCAGTAGTGGCTAGccaactgaaaattagtaGAAATCACGCGAAAGTGCTCAATTACGCAAGGCTCTATGGCTCCGGGGAGACTCATGCCGGGAAACATTTAATGAGAGTTGGTGGACTGAAACAGTCTGAAGCCGAGAGCACAGCTTCTCAGTTATTCAAATTGACAAAAGGTGATGTGGCAAAATATATGAAGGTGGATGTGAGAATGAATTGTGTGGTGGATAAGTATATTGAGGAAATGGTCGAGAATTCGGATGTATGCAAGATTTTGACGATTGATGGGATTTATTATATGCCGGCGTATACTAGTCAATTTgc ctCAGAAACTGTGCGTTTCGAAGATTGGCTTCTCTCCCACTACTCGTCACTTCTCAATGGATCCTCTGAACCGGATAGCCTAATCTACTCGATCTATGAGAATCCTGATGAGCCACGACGCCTTTTCGTCGGCGGATATGAATCTTCAACATTCAATTTCCTGGAGACCTCAGCAGCGGCTCACGATTTGAGAACTCCTATTCTGGGATGCCAAATTGCGGATTCACTTGGAAAATTGCCTGAAGGAACGCCGGATTCAGCGTATTTTGATCGAAAATATAAGAGATCCGTTATGAATTGG ATTGTACAATCGTCGGCAGTTGATTTCCTCCATCTCCTGCTCGTCTCAATGCAATGGCTCTGTGACACTTACAAAATCGATGCCCGTTTCGTCATTTCGATTCACGACGAGGTCCGATACATGTGCAAAGAGCCGGATGCTCCGAGACTTGCTCTTGCTCTGCAGCTTTCGAATTTGCTTGTGAGAGCCTATATTTCACAGAGAGTCGGAATATGTCAGCTGCCtaat ACCGTTGCCTTCTTCTCTCAAGTAGATTGTGATACAGTACTCCGTAAAGAAGTCGACACGGAGAGCATCAATCCGGACGGCTCCAAAATTGCCGACGGCGTCGCCTGGACCGTTGACGATCTACTGAAGCTCACTGGTGGAAAACTggattaa
- the trpp-5 gene encoding Trafficking protein particle complex subunit 5 (Confirmed by transcript evidence) produces MAKTTGILDKSLSRGKTEINLSTFAVLFSEMVLYAQNRSETVTDIHDKIASYGKQVGLRMFDIITLREKGYKRETKLLGMLMFIKSTVWKNLFGKEADKLERSNDDHCTYLLIEKDPMVNTYISVPRDKGVLNCAAFAAGIVEAILESASFKCKVTAHWHNGTAYVIQFDESVIARENSLLDSNR; encoded by the exons atggcaaaaactaCTGGAATCCTCGATAAATCGCTGAGCCGCGGCAAAACGGAGATCAATCTGTCCACATTTGCCGTACTCTTCTCAGAAATGGTTCTCTACGCACAAAATCGTTCGGAAACCGTAACGGATATTCATGATAAAATTGCGTCTTATGGGAAACAAGTGGGACTTCGAATGTTTGATATTATTACTCTTCGGGAAAAAGGATACAAACGGGAGACCAAGTTGCTCGGAATGCTCATGTTCATTAAATCGACTGTTTGGAAGAATTTGTTCGGAAAAGAAGCTGATAAATTGGAGAGATCTAATGATGATCATTGCACTT atcttCTAATCGAAAAGGATCCAATGGTGAATACGTACATCTCGGTGCCACGTGACAAGGGAGTACTCAACTGTGCGGCTTTTGCCGCCGGAATTGTTGAAGCCATTCTTGAG agcGCCTCATTCAAATGCAAAGTGACCGCCCATTGGCACAACGGAACCGCCTACGTCATTCAATTCGACGAATCTGTCATTGCTCGAGAGAATTCGCTTCTTGATTCCAATCGAtaa
- the rol-1 gene encoding Nematode cuticle collagen N-terminal domain-containing protein (Confirmed by transcript evidence), with protein MEVDSNTKAYRIIGYVTVTVSTLAIIALCVTLPIVHGYIKEVQHSMKIEMNQCQNNAKTLWTDVYMLRASFTRGFNRTARQAGYEYSNDETTPFAPPKFGYPVVGEAKEEANPYDAPAPPPPKTEAPTTTTKKTTTTTTTTTTTTSTTTTEAPTTTKTTTTRRPSTTTTGSVPSYPDASEAETTHGYDDVAVVTDAPTVSDAPASEPSQPTSTLEYLKSTVPPEEPHGTSGPSGTTAAPTAEVTHEDHEESTATCDNCCLPGPAGPPGAPGRPGPPGKAGANGLPGNSGKPTKRPCNPVTKPPCVPCPQGPLGPAGPAGPQGNLGGPGVFGEKGPQGPVGAPGQKGRRGEKGKDGEPGAPGAPGENVKEVPAIPGPQGTPGPRGRQGPRGAPGIPGKDGLGGDQGAPGEPGADGEPGMDGVPGNPGRDGTHGHGGEKGVCPKYCSADGGVFYEDGTRR; from the exons ATGGAGGTTGACTCCAATACTAAG GCCTACCGTATCATCGGTTATGTCACTGTTACGGTATCAACATTGGCAATTATTGCACTTTGTGTAACTCTACCAATTGTTCATGGATACATTAAGGAGGTTCAGCATTCCATGAAAATCGAGATGAATCAGTGTCAG aaCAACGCAAAAACGCTGTGGACTGACGTTTACATGCTCCGTGCCTCATTTACACGTGGATTCAACCGTACCGCCCGTCAAGCTGGCTACGAGTACTCGAATGATGAGACAACTCCATTTGCTCCACCAAAGTTTGGTTATCCTGTTGTTGGAGAGGCTAAAGAAGAGGCTAAT CCTTACGATGCTccagctccaccaccaccaaagACTGAGGCTCCAACTACAACGACTAAAAAGACTACAACTACTACAACTACTACAACTACTACAACAAGTACAACAACAACAG aagccCCAACAACTACAAAAACCACCACGACCAGAAGACCATCAACCACCACCACAGGCTCCGTCCCATCCTATCCAGACGCTTCAGAAGCTGAAACAACTCACGGCTATGATGACGTGGCTGTTGTCACCGATGCTCCGACTGTCTCTGATGCTCCAGCATCCGAACCATCACAACCAACATCAACTCTAGAATATCTCAAATCTACCGTACCCCCAGAGGAGCCACACGGTACCTCGGGACCTTCAGGAACTACCGCCGCCCCAACAGCCGAGGTCACTCACGAGGACCACGAGGAATCGACCGCAACCTGCGACAACTGCTGTCTTCCAGGCCCAGCAGGACCCCCCGGAGCCCCAGGACGTCCAGGGCCTCCAGGAAAAGCCGGAGCCAACGGGCTCCCAGGAAACTCGGGAAAACCTACGAAACGCCCGTGCAACCCGGTTACCAAGCCACCATGTGTCCCATGTCCTCAAGGACCCCTCGGACCCgcaggaccagctggaccacaAGGAAATCTTGGAGGACCTGGGGTGTTCGGTGAGAAGGGACCACAAGGACCCGTCGGGGCGCCCGGCCAAAAGGGGCGACGCGGGGAGAAGGGTAAGGACGGGGAGCCAGGAGCCCCTGGAGCACCTGGAGAAAATGTCAAGGAGGTCCCAGCGATCCCAGGACCACAAGGAACTCCAGGTCCACGTGGAAGACAAGGACCACGTGGAGCTCCAGGAATTCCTGGAAAAGATGGGCTTGGAGGTGACCAGGGAGCTCCTGGAGAGCCCGGAGCCGATGGAGAGCCAGGAATGGATGGAGTTCCTGGAAATCCGGGTAGAGATGGAACTCATGGACACGGAGGAGAGAAGGGAGTGTGTCCAAAGTATTGTTCGGCTGATGGAGGTGTCTTCTATGAGGATGGAACTCGCCGATAG